The following coding sequences lie in one Polynucleobacter necessarius genomic window:
- a CDS encoding ribonucleoside-diphosphate reductase subunit alpha yields MTYANPQTASQPTGANNPGMSPAGAINQAPSAGFVAGGVGGTQAIQLSDYKIIRRNGSVVAFEPSKIAIAVIKAFLAVNGGQGAASARVREQVEQLTHSVVRALSRSRPNGGTFHIEDIQDQVELALMRSGEHNVARAYVLYREKRNQERAAQQEVSQDAQTANQAGESGIKVTDNGVEKWLDMAALRTVIEAACEGLGNHIDATPIITETIKNLYDGVPMAQVYDSAILASRTLIEKDPAYSQVTARILMHVIRKEILGKEVLQGDMQAEYSTYFAKYINEGISVELLDPRMREFDLPRLAAALNASRDLQFNYLGLQTLYDRYFLHIEDRRIEMPQAFFMRVAMGLSLNELDRERRAIEFYEILSTFDFMSSTPTLFNSATTRPQLSSCYLTTVDDDLDGIYEALKENALLSKFAGGLGNDWTNVRALGSHIKGTNGKSQGVVPFLKVVNDTAVAVNQGGKRKGAVCAYLETWHLDIEEFLELRKNTGDDRRRTHDMNTSNWIPDLFMKRVMEGGDWTLFSPSNTPDLHDKYGRAFEEAYVAYEQKAERGELKPFRCIPAQQLWRKMLGMLFETGHPWITFKDPCNIRSPQQHIGVVHSSNLCTEITLNTNETEIAVCNLGSVNLTAHMTTDANGKMILDHEKLQRTVRTAMRMLDNVIDINYYAVTKARNSNLKHRPVGMGIMGFQDCLHMQRIPYASDEAVKFADSSMEAVCYYAYQASNELAEERGVYSTYKGSLWDRGILPQDSVAMLAAERGGYVEVDNSSTMDWSGLRARIKQHGMRNSNCVAIAPTATISNIIGVSACIEPTFQNLFVKSNLSGEFTVVNEYLVRDLKDRGLWDEVMIADLKYFDGTLSKIDRIPQDLRDLYATAFEVEPSWLVEAASRRQKWIDQAQSLNIYMAGASGKKLDDTYKLAWLRGLKTTYYLRTMAATHVEKSTVTSGQLNSVSSGGGVNGTDAAAASAAGGVEADGPVCTMRPGDAGFEECEACQ; encoded by the coding sequence ATGACATACGCTAATCCACAGACAGCAAGCCAACCAACCGGGGCCAATAATCCAGGAATGAGTCCTGCGGGGGCAATCAATCAAGCTCCTTCTGCCGGTTTTGTGGCTGGTGGTGTAGGCGGAACGCAGGCAATCCAGTTATCTGATTACAAAATTATTCGCCGCAATGGTTCAGTAGTTGCTTTTGAGCCATCCAAAATTGCAATCGCCGTAATCAAAGCATTTTTAGCGGTTAATGGCGGTCAAGGTGCTGCCTCTGCACGCGTACGTGAGCAAGTTGAGCAGTTGACTCACTCTGTTGTGCGCGCTTTGTCGCGTAGCCGACCAAATGGCGGAACTTTCCATATTGAAGATATTCAAGACCAAGTTGAATTGGCTTTGATGCGTAGTGGTGAGCATAACGTTGCTCGTGCTTATGTTCTTTATCGCGAAAAGCGCAATCAAGAACGTGCAGCCCAGCAAGAAGTTTCCCAAGATGCACAAACTGCAAATCAGGCTGGTGAGTCTGGTATCAAAGTGACTGATAACGGTGTTGAGAAGTGGCTTGATATGGCCGCTCTGCGCACAGTCATTGAGGCGGCTTGTGAAGGTTTAGGTAACCATATTGACGCCACTCCAATCATCACTGAAACCATTAAGAATCTCTACGATGGCGTACCAATGGCCCAGGTATATGACTCTGCTATCTTGGCCTCCCGCACTTTGATTGAAAAAGACCCTGCATACAGCCAAGTAACAGCACGTATCTTGATGCATGTGATTCGCAAAGAAATTTTAGGTAAGGAAGTATTGCAGGGTGATATGCAAGCTGAATACAGCACTTACTTTGCGAAGTACATCAACGAAGGCATCTCTGTGGAATTACTAGATCCACGTATGCGTGAGTTCGATTTGCCACGCTTGGCCGCCGCTTTGAATGCGAGCCGGGACTTGCAGTTCAATTACCTCGGTTTGCAGACTTTGTATGACCGCTATTTCTTGCACATTGAAGACCGTCGCATTGAAATGCCGCAGGCTTTCTTTATGCGTGTCGCGATGGGCTTGTCTCTAAATGAGTTGGATCGCGAGCGTCGCGCGATTGAGTTCTATGAAATCCTCTCTACGTTTGATTTCATGTCTAGTACCCCAACATTGTTCAACTCAGCAACGACTCGTCCTCAGCTTTCCAGCTGCTACTTGACGACTGTTGATGATGATTTGGATGGCATCTATGAGGCATTGAAAGAAAACGCCTTGTTATCTAAATTTGCGGGTGGCTTGGGTAATGACTGGACTAATGTTCGTGCATTAGGAAGCCATATCAAGGGTACCAACGGTAAATCACAAGGTGTTGTGCCATTCTTGAAAGTAGTGAACGATACTGCAGTTGCTGTCAACCAAGGCGGTAAGCGTAAGGGTGCGGTTTGCGCCTACTTGGAAACATGGCACTTAGATATCGAAGAGTTCTTGGAGTTGCGCAAGAACACTGGTGACGACCGTCGTCGTACCCATGACATGAATACCTCTAACTGGATTCCTGACTTATTCATGAAGCGCGTAATGGAAGGCGGAGATTGGACATTGTTCTCACCATCCAATACCCCAGATTTGCATGACAAATACGGCAGAGCGTTTGAAGAGGCTTATGTTGCTTACGAGCAAAAGGCTGAACGCGGTGAATTGAAGCCATTCCGCTGTATTCCAGCACAACAGTTGTGGCGCAAGATGCTTGGTATGTTGTTTGAAACTGGTCATCCATGGATCACTTTTAAAGATCCTTGCAATATTCGCAGCCCGCAACAGCATATTGGCGTAGTTCACTCATCTAATCTTTGTACTGAGATCACTCTCAATACGAACGAGACTGAGATTGCAGTTTGTAACTTGGGTTCTGTGAACTTAACTGCTCACATGACTACAGATGCCAATGGCAAGATGATTTTGGATCATGAGAAGCTCCAAAGAACTGTTCGCACAGCAATGCGCATGCTGGATAACGTGATCGATATTAACTACTACGCAGTAACTAAGGCGCGTAATTCAAACTTGAAGCATCGTCCAGTCGGTATGGGCATCATGGGCTTCCAGGATTGCTTGCATATGCAACGCATCCCTTACGCCAGTGATGAGGCTGTGAAATTTGCTGACTCTTCAATGGAAGCGGTTTGCTACTACGCTTATCAGGCATCGAATGAGTTGGCTGAAGAGCGCGGTGTTTATAGCACCTATAAAGGCTCTTTATGGGATCGTGGCATCCTCCCGCAGGATTCAGTAGCGATGTTGGCGGCAGAGCGTGGAGGTTATGTAGAAGTGGATAACTCTTCCACTATGGACTGGAGTGGGTTGCGTGCACGTATTAAGCAACACGGTATGCGTAACTCCAATTGCGTAGCAATTGCGCCAACAGCAACAATTTCTAACATTATTGGTGTTTCAGCTTGTATCGAACCAACATTCCAGAACTTGTTCGTGAAATCCAACCTTTCTGGTGAATTCACAGTGGTGAACGAGTACTTGGTGCGTGATTTGAAAGATCGCGGCCTTTGGGATGAGGTGATGATTGCCGACTTGAAGTACTTTGACGGTACTTTATCGAAGATTGATCGCATTCCACAAGATCTTCGCGATTTGTATGCGACTGCTTTTGAGGTTGAGCCTAGTTGGTTGGTTGAAGCGGCTTCCCGTCGTCAAAAGTGGATCGATCAAGCTCAGTCATTAAATATCTATATGGCAGGTGCTTCCGGTAAGAAATTAGACGACACCTATAAGTTGGCTTGGTTACGCGGCTTGAAGACAACTTACTACCTCCGTACTATGGCCGCAACTCATGTTGAGAAATCCACTGTTACTAGCGGTCAATTGAACTCTGTTTCAAGTGGTGGCGGAGTAAATGGCACTGATGCAGCTGCGGCAAGTGCTGCGGGTGGAGTTGAAGCTGATGGCCCCGTTTGCACAATGCGTCCAGGCGATGCTGGTTTTGAAGAATGTGAAGCATGCCAATAA
- a CDS encoding inner membrane protein YpjD, which produces MESRSSTVLVQAAIFVILVIHGVQLHDSVFTPQGFVFGFAQDLSLIAWVGLAFYWFRSWFLPISSLRWMALMFALICAFLPSLFPGAVISPKAVSDPWFKGHFVVATVSVGLLSLAAMHAMLMSVQDRALHRQLAIIPNSRFANWLEDLPPLMTMESLLFSLLYVGFALLSLTVFSGLLFSQTLFGKPLVFDHKTIFALVSWFLFGGLLLARWRVGLRGRAAIRWVLSAYTALLLAYVGSQFVLEVIFQRS; this is translated from the coding sequence TTGGAGTCCAGGTCCTCAACCGTCTTGGTGCAAGCTGCTATTTTTGTGATTTTGGTGATTCATGGGGTGCAACTTCATGATTCCGTCTTCACCCCTCAAGGCTTTGTGTTTGGATTTGCGCAGGATTTGTCCTTAATTGCATGGGTTGGCTTGGCCTTTTATTGGTTTCGGTCTTGGTTTTTGCCTATCTCTAGCTTGCGATGGATGGCCTTAATGTTTGCGCTGATTTGCGCTTTTTTGCCCAGTCTTTTTCCAGGGGCAGTTATATCGCCTAAGGCTGTTTCGGATCCTTGGTTTAAGGGCCATTTTGTTGTAGCAACCGTATCCGTGGGTTTGTTGAGTTTGGCAGCCATGCATGCTATGCTGATGAGCGTTCAGGATAGGGCATTACATCGTCAACTAGCCATTATTCCCAATAGTCGATTTGCAAATTGGTTGGAAGATCTCCCCCCGTTAATGACTATGGAAAGTCTCTTATTTAGCTTGCTCTATGTTGGTTTTGCACTTCTCAGTTTGACGGTTTTTTCTGGCTTGCTTTTTTCACAGACCTTATTCGGCAAGCCGCTTGTTTTTGATCACAAAACAATCTTTGCTTTGGTGTCTTGGTTTTTGTTTGGCGGACTTTTGTTGGCTCGCTGGAGGGTTGGTCTGCGTGGTAGAGCGGCTATTCGTTGGGTTTTAAGTGCATATACAGCCTTGTTGCTTGCTTATGTTGGAAGCCAGTTTGTGCTTGAAGTTATTTTTCAGAGGTCATGA
- the ampD gene encoding 1,6-anhydro-N-acetylmuramyl-L-alanine amidase AmpD: MFKWLLLFAGAGLFYLWIKGKKQAKLDSENPIDLNKNKPKKVIDPEVMVQCQYCKLHLPESEALQHDSRFYCSKEHLQVLDSEGWIGNAHWCVSPNQDARPENISPDLAVIHHISLPPGEFKNQTSSHHIVHFFQNKLDPNGHPYFAEIANQKVSSHFLITRSGQLMQFVSTQNKAWHAGKSSFFGRDKCNDFSLGIELEGDGETPFEEVQYEALNNLIKKVAGAYPQLQFAGHSDIAPDRKTDPGKYFDWKKFQKETGISPDKLPFGLGS; encoded by the coding sequence TTGTTTAAGTGGCTTTTATTGTTTGCTGGCGCAGGCCTTTTTTACCTTTGGATCAAAGGTAAAAAACAGGCTAAGCTTGATTCAGAAAATCCCATCGATCTCAATAAGAATAAGCCTAAGAAAGTGATTGACCCTGAAGTAATGGTGCAATGCCAATACTGTAAATTACATCTACCGGAATCAGAAGCGCTTCAGCATGACAGTCGTTTTTACTGCTCAAAAGAGCATCTTCAAGTTCTAGATTCAGAGGGTTGGATCGGGAATGCACATTGGTGTGTTTCGCCAAATCAAGATGCTAGACCAGAAAATATCTCACCTGATCTGGCGGTAATTCATCACATAAGCCTTCCCCCCGGTGAATTTAAAAATCAGACTTCAAGCCACCATATCGTTCATTTTTTTCAAAATAAGCTCGACCCAAATGGGCATCCGTATTTTGCGGAGATTGCCAACCAAAAAGTATCCAGCCATTTTTTGATTACTCGCTCTGGCCAGTTAATGCAGTTTGTATCTACTCAAAATAAGGCTTGGCATGCGGGTAAGTCTTCATTCTTTGGCAGAGATAAATGCAATGATTTTTCACTTGGGATTGAGTTGGAGGGTGATGGTGAAACACCATTTGAGGAAGTTCAGTATGAAGCCTTGAATAATCTTATTAAGAAAGTGGCAGGCGCTTACCCCCAACTACAATTTGCAGGACACAGCGATATTGCGCCCGATCGCAAAACAGACCCTGGAAAATATTTTGATTGGAAAAAGTTCCAAAAAGAGACGGGTATTTCTCCAGATAAACTGCCTTTTGGCTTAGGTTCTTGA
- the ffh gene encoding signal recognition particle protein — MLENLTDRLSRVVKTMRGQARLTEANTAEMLREIRLALLEADVALPVVKSLLEQIKFKALGEEVVGSLSPGQALVGVVQRELAQVMMGDTNQSGDLNLATQPPAVILMAGLQGAGKTTSVGKLAKWLQEKKKKKVLTVSCDVYRPAAIEQLETVTKQVGAEFFPSDISQKPNDIALAALDWARRHYFDVVLVDTAGRLGIDEALMQEIKTLHASLNPIETLFVVDAMLGQDAVNTAKAFHEALPLTGVILTKLDGDSRGGAALSVRQVTGVPLKFIGVAEKMDGLEAFDAERMANRILGMGDILALVKQAQQHVDVAKAEKLASKISKGGFDLEDFRDQLMQMQRMGGMASLMDKLPSQVVQAASKANLSNADKQTTRMRGIIDSMTPQERRKPELLKASRKRRIAAGSGVEVQEVNRLLAQFEQMQTMMKQFKGGKMARTMASMAAKGAAKGISGLFKK, encoded by the coding sequence ATGCTAGAAAACCTCACCGACCGCCTATCTCGCGTTGTTAAAACAATGCGGGGTCAAGCCCGCCTCACTGAAGCCAACACCGCAGAAATGCTACGGGAAATCCGTTTAGCCCTATTGGAGGCTGACGTAGCGCTTCCAGTAGTGAAATCTTTGCTGGAGCAAATTAAATTTAAAGCCCTTGGCGAAGAAGTGGTTGGTAGCCTTAGTCCTGGCCAGGCGCTTGTAGGGGTAGTACAGCGTGAACTTGCCCAAGTAATGATGGGCGACACCAACCAAAGTGGTGATCTCAATTTAGCAACCCAACCGCCCGCAGTGATATTAATGGCTGGTTTGCAGGGTGCTGGTAAGACCACTTCGGTTGGAAAGCTAGCAAAATGGTTACAAGAGAAAAAGAAAAAGAAGGTGCTGACTGTTTCTTGTGACGTCTATCGTCCAGCAGCGATTGAGCAATTAGAAACCGTCACCAAGCAGGTAGGTGCAGAATTTTTCCCAAGCGATATTAGTCAAAAGCCAAATGACATCGCCCTTGCCGCGCTTGACTGGGCACGTCGTCATTACTTTGATGTTGTCTTAGTCGATACCGCAGGTCGTCTCGGCATTGACGAAGCACTCATGCAAGAAATCAAAACTTTGCATGCGAGCCTCAATCCAATTGAAACCTTATTCGTAGTAGACGCGATGCTCGGCCAGGATGCCGTAAATACTGCCAAGGCCTTCCATGAAGCCCTTCCGCTGACCGGCGTGATCCTGACCAAACTTGATGGCGACTCACGTGGTGGTGCGGCACTCTCGGTTCGTCAAGTTACTGGTGTTCCCCTCAAATTTATCGGTGTTGCCGAGAAGATGGATGGTCTTGAAGCGTTTGATGCTGAACGCATGGCTAACCGTATTTTGGGAATGGGCGACATTCTGGCTTTAGTTAAACAAGCGCAACAACACGTTGACGTTGCCAAAGCAGAAAAGTTAGCCAGTAAGATTTCCAAGGGCGGTTTTGATCTGGAAGATTTTCGTGATCAACTCATGCAGATGCAAAGGATGGGCGGCATGGCGAGTTTGATGGATAAATTGCCCAGTCAAGTTGTCCAAGCGGCATCCAAAGCCAATCTGAGTAATGCTGACAAGCAAACTACGCGGATGCGCGGAATCATTGACAGCATGACACCGCAAGAACGTAGAAAACCTGAATTACTCAAAGCGAGTCGCAAGCGTCGCATCGCTGCAGGGTCGGGAGTAGAGGTGCAAGAAGTAAATCGCCTACTTGCTCAATTCGAGCAAATGCAAACCATGATGAAGCAATTCAAGGGTGGCAAGATGGCGCGCACTATGGCCAGCATGGCTGCCAAAGGAGCCGCCAAAGGTATTAGCGGACTCTTTAAGAAATAA
- a CDS encoding CNP1-like family protein — protein sequence MQPFYVSPGTVFKFAADTSSILIAADGVTRYTVAITNPSGGEQVQYAGIRCDTYQWRLYGTFENNKLVKSPLNSWNDIKPKVTNRYQTVLASGAFCSFNTQEKSSATVLNSLNPKSFTGGTKPSNSMGQIIGY from the coding sequence TTGCAGCCGTTCTATGTTTCTCCGGGGACTGTTTTCAAGTTTGCAGCTGATACAAGCTCCATCCTAATTGCTGCTGATGGCGTTACTCGCTATACGGTAGCGATCACCAACCCCAGTGGTGGGGAGCAAGTGCAGTATGCGGGAATTCGCTGCGACACATATCAATGGCGCCTTTATGGAACATTTGAGAATAATAAGTTGGTTAAAAGCCCTTTAAACAGTTGGAATGACATTAAGCCCAAAGTAACTAATCGCTATCAGACAGTATTAGCTTCTGGAGCCTTCTGCAGCTTTAATACTCAAGAAAAAAGCAGCGCAACTGTTTTGAATTCACTCAATCCCAAAAGCTTTACTGGCGGAACTAAACCCAGCAACTCAATGGGTCAAATAATCGGTTATTGA
- a CDS encoding RNA pyrophosphohydrolase, whose protein sequence is MLDREGYRPNVGIVLLNSCNEVFWGKRVGQHSWQFPQGGIQHGESPEQAMYRELQEEVGLLPEHVQIIGRTRDWLRYDVPEEYLRRQHSSRIHRAAYRGQKQIWFLLRLVGLDSDIQLRASEHPEFDAWRWVPFWIQLDAVIDFKREVYQLALSELARYLSRGMRMQQLAWGSPLDLLQSFYPSTEENSQSSEKSDKQK, encoded by the coding sequence ATGCTTGACCGTGAGGGGTATCGCCCGAATGTCGGCATTGTCCTCCTCAACAGCTGTAACGAGGTTTTCTGGGGAAAGCGCGTTGGGCAGCATTCGTGGCAGTTCCCGCAGGGCGGGATTCAGCATGGTGAAAGCCCTGAACAGGCTATGTACCGCGAACTGCAAGAGGAGGTTGGCTTACTACCAGAACATGTCCAAATTATTGGACGGACTAGGGACTGGCTTCGCTATGACGTCCCTGAGGAATATTTGCGTCGCCAACACTCAAGTCGCATTCATCGTGCCGCCTATCGCGGCCAAAAGCAAATCTGGTTTCTCTTGCGCCTAGTAGGTTTAGACAGCGATATCCAGTTAAGAGCCTCGGAACACCCTGAATTTGATGCCTGGCGCTGGGTGCCTTTTTGGATACAGCTAGATGCAGTGATTGACTTTAAGCGAGAAGTCTATCAATTAGCACTATCCGAACTAGCACGATATCTCTCTCGTGGTATGCGTATGCAGCAACTTGCCTGGGGCTCTCCACTAGACCTATTGCAATCTTTTTATCCCAGCACCGAAGAAAACTCTCAATCTTCAGAAAAATCAGATAAACAAAAATGA
- a CDS encoding ribonucleotide-diphosphate reductase subunit beta has product MLNWEEEVAPALAKAGLVPQPVAVETQQRPQPDQVAMAPQTAAPAPVAAANLSGGASLRVNAADKRVINAKTDVNQLVPFKYKWAWEKYLAGCANHWMPQEINMNRDIALWKDPNGLTEDERRIIKRNLGFFTTADSLAANNIVLGTYRHITAPECRQYLLRQAFEEAIHTHAYQYIVESLGLDQSEIFNAYHEIDSIRAKDEFLIPYIDVLTNPNFKTGTLEADQTLLRSLIVFACVMEGLFFYVGFTQILAMGRQNKMTGAAEQYQYILRDESMHCNFGIDLINQIKLENPQLWTSAFKDEIKSIFEKAVELEYRYAEDTMPRGVLGLNAPMFKGYLRYICNRRCLQIGLDAMFPNEENPFPWMSEMIDLKKERNFFETRVIEYQTGGALSWE; this is encoded by the coding sequence ATGTTGAATTGGGAAGAGGAAGTTGCTCCAGCGCTAGCGAAAGCTGGTCTGGTACCGCAGCCGGTTGCAGTGGAGACACAACAACGTCCACAGCCAGATCAAGTGGCAATGGCACCGCAGACTGCTGCACCTGCGCCAGTAGCAGCAGCCAATTTATCTGGTGGCGCATCTTTGCGTGTAAATGCTGCTGATAAGCGTGTGATTAATGCCAAGACTGACGTTAATCAGCTGGTTCCGTTTAAATACAAATGGGCTTGGGAGAAATACCTAGCTGGTTGTGCAAACCATTGGATGCCTCAAGAGATCAATATGAATCGCGATATTGCACTTTGGAAAGACCCAAATGGTCTGACTGAAGACGAGCGTCGTATCATTAAACGTAATTTAGGTTTCTTTACAACCGCCGATTCTTTGGCTGCAAACAATATTGTTTTGGGTACTTATCGCCACATTACTGCTCCTGAGTGCCGCCAATACCTATTACGTCAGGCCTTTGAGGAGGCAATTCATACTCATGCGTACCAATATATTGTCGAGTCTTTAGGCTTAGATCAGTCAGAAATCTTCAATGCGTATCACGAGATTGACTCGATTCGCGCTAAAGATGAGTTCTTAATTCCATATATTGATGTTCTTACCAATCCAAATTTCAAGACTGGCACACTTGAAGCTGATCAAACATTACTTCGTTCGCTGATTGTTTTTGCTTGCGTGATGGAAGGTTTGTTCTTTTATGTTGGTTTTACGCAAATACTTGCAATGGGTCGTCAAAACAAAATGACGGGCGCTGCTGAGCAGTATCAATACATCCTTCGTGATGAATCTATGCACTGTAATTTTGGTATCGATTTGATTAACCAAATTAAGCTGGAGAACCCGCAGTTATGGACTTCCGCGTTCAAAGACGAGATCAAATCCATCTTCGAAAAAGCAGTTGAATTGGAGTACCGTTATGCTGAAGATACGATGCCTCGCGGAGTGCTCGGATTGAATGCTCCGATGTTCAAAGGATACCTAAGATACATTTGTAATCGCAGATGTTTGCAAATAGGACTTGACGCGATGTTCCCAAATGAAGAGAATCCATTTCCATGGATGTCAGAAAT
- a CDS encoding proline--tRNA ligase gives MKALQSFLATLKEAPSDAEVVSHKLMVRAGLIRKLSAGIYNYLPLGLKVIRKVENIIREEMNRAGAIELLMPMIQPAELWQETGRWEKMGPELLRIKDRHDRDFLIQPTSEEVITDLARNEIRSYKQLPVNFYQIQTKFRDERRPRFGIMRGREFSMKDAYSFDRDAEGLKKSYQTMFDAYTRIFKRMGLQFCAVTADNGAIGGSGSQEFHVIADTGEDVIVYCPNSDYAANLEAAESLALIAARAAATAVLVKVPTPDKTNCADVAQFLNIPLESTVKSLLFAVDQENGSAKLFMLLVRGDHELNEVKASKIPGMAESRFATEAEIKQACNAPAGYLGPVGISADVTIVADRTVANMADFVCGANDAGHHLTGVNWGRDLPEPLVLDIRNAVIGDPSPDGKGVVDICRGIEVGHVFQLGTRYSEAMGCTYLDQQGKAQPMVMGCYGIGVTRLLGAAIEQGQDEKGIIWPISMAPFEVVICPMGYEKSEAVKAACDQLHDELLAAGIDVILDDRNERPGAMFADWELIGVPFRVVIGDRGLADSQVEFKGRIDAESQNIPLNDIKAKVITAVQTAKQS, from the coding sequence ATGAAAGCATTACAATCATTTCTCGCCACCTTAAAAGAAGCCCCCTCTGACGCTGAGGTGGTTTCGCACAAATTAATGGTGCGCGCAGGTTTAATACGCAAGCTGAGTGCAGGCATTTATAACTATTTGCCGCTCGGTTTAAAGGTCATTCGCAAGGTGGAAAACATTATTCGCGAAGAAATGAATCGTGCAGGTGCAATTGAATTATTGATGCCAATGATTCAGCCTGCTGAACTTTGGCAAGAGACTGGCCGTTGGGAAAAGATGGGGCCAGAGTTACTCCGCATTAAAGATCGCCATGATCGTGATTTCTTGATTCAGCCTACTTCAGAGGAAGTGATTACTGATTTAGCTCGCAATGAAATTCGAAGTTATAAGCAACTGCCCGTGAATTTTTATCAGATTCAAACTAAATTTCGTGATGAGCGACGCCCACGTTTTGGCATCATGCGTGGTCGTGAGTTCAGCATGAAAGATGCTTACTCTTTTGATCGAGATGCCGAAGGCCTAAAGAAGTCTTATCAAACGATGTTTGATGCTTACACGCGCATCTTTAAGCGCATGGGTCTTCAGTTCTGTGCAGTAACCGCTGACAACGGCGCCATCGGTGGTTCTGGTAGTCAAGAGTTTCATGTGATTGCAGACACTGGCGAAGATGTCATCGTATATTGCCCAAATTCTGATTACGCAGCCAATCTAGAGGCAGCTGAATCTTTGGCATTAATTGCTGCTCGCGCCGCGGCAACCGCTGTATTGGTAAAGGTACCAACACCAGATAAAACAAACTGTGCTGATGTCGCTCAGTTTTTAAATATCCCGCTTGAATCTACTGTGAAGTCCTTATTATTTGCAGTTGATCAAGAAAATGGATCAGCAAAACTCTTTATGTTGTTAGTGCGTGGTGACCATGAGCTAAATGAAGTAAAAGCATCAAAGATCCCTGGAATGGCTGAATCTCGTTTTGCTACTGAGGCTGAAATTAAGCAAGCTTGCAATGCACCTGCTGGCTATTTAGGCCCCGTTGGCATTAGCGCTGACGTGACTATAGTTGCTGATCGTACTGTCGCTAATATGGCAGATTTCGTTTGTGGTGCAAATGATGCTGGGCATCACTTGACTGGCGTGAACTGGGGCCGTGATTTGCCTGAGCCATTGGTTCTCGATATTCGTAATGCAGTCATCGGAGACCCTTCCCCGGATGGTAAAGGTGTAGTTGATATCTGTCGTGGGATTGAGGTGGGTCACGTCTTTCAGTTGGGCACACGTTATTCAGAGGCGATGGGCTGCACTTACCTAGACCAGCAAGGCAAAGCCCAGCCAATGGTGATGGGTTGCTACGGAATTGGAGTGACTCGTTTGCTCGGCGCTGCAATAGAGCAAGGTCAAGATGAGAAAGGCATTATTTGGCCAATCTCTATGGCACCATTTGAGGTGGTGATTTGTCCTATGGGTTACGAAAAATCAGAGGCTGTTAAAGCAGCATGTGATCAACTGCATGACGAGTTGTTGGCTGCTGGTATTGATGTGATTCTGGATGACCGCAATGAGCGCCCTGGAGCGATGTTTGCTGACTGGGAGTTGATTGGAGTACCATTCCGTGTGGTGATTGGTGATCGTGGTCTAGCTGATTCTCAAGTGGAATTCAAAGGCCGTATTGACGCTGAGTCTCAGAACATCCCGTTAAATGACATCAAAGCTAAAGTGATTACTGCAGTACAAACTGCAAAACAATCGTAA